One Coccinella septempunctata chromosome 1, icCocSept1.1, whole genome shotgun sequence DNA window includes the following coding sequences:
- the LOC123322999 gene encoding uncharacterized protein LOC123322999 isoform X1, producing the protein MEKVWKFMCLCLVVSFFKLCNGLPIHLESTIPADPSVELLSEVIVILLTVCTVLLLVGCLCCHRPSGFKEFRDSPVAVSTVSNVDNGLVNPSAEGAFTIFAPLGQNFSSSNDRLRLEEEYSYGDINVSSWFNEGVYDFPRTKLKYIKELGKGWFGSVVEGTAQDPENHTWTPVVVRILDSTASTKEKVFFLHEAEIYKCGNHTNLLKLHGRCLNSAPYLLLQELCTQGDLKGYLLSNRGNNNLLVSEYPLIWCCQIASALKFLHEKGLAHSDLACRNCQLTSNLTVKLGDYGLSSSKYPEDYYEGIPTISVRWCAPESIKHTSTTIQPERITREANVWSLAVCFWEICECGARPYADLSDDEVVTQVLGKAHVRLPRPSRIVLYTDYIYGLMQSCWLTPESRPTSTQIYLTLTDLLQVFTVCKSESKDTTSLEGSQESFDLRWNSLKPNNAGNLEFSNDKTEVKPMSPSMNNLIGSLDDMNRSRTSEEDNAHSVLLPGKTDQKFEFELSTHSKEPLETDSLDDSMVYNMRRSSSSETEEENWKRKIERGAYTEKVRQKSRSVTDLMVLTHIDCSESESETPQPSLDHRVNYKNVRLAPKHNLESASYVHGSEGNLLSVQDDFQAELRKLQEGHRDSLFFVPDKYSQTLRNEQVNNNLDVDRDIRLGDSSNERLVKELSGTSDITPVNQVYNVFNVTIDNLSPIHVVKLNEIINLEESLEFGENKTFISYEVPKLCDIIQNNSMVATYPDNLDPSCLNGNQDENSESYFYDDDIRPENIEESSVEETDIGHSSLQSKELSLRTEDKNNDSKPDNSFPDNSVSPHFSDVCPPKIEESSLEQTEIGQTFLLSEEPSLRNSDSPMENSRHEIGSNYTEEVMETEKQEVLVVGLSSKTIENNNDLGTIDETFKTEESHVDERYCEIKIDDKHDILSVPDNEIICDESVLNDEIVLHCQEGVSMEENPMKNEEIGVNQSFVRCESENHSMSGSIEREEIGSARDESGKNIDKGIENVQLVLSPSENFVNIEKVQNSVENYHVPEKEGLETEEGPVLKLEERDSMDNKHVGTAESLDVSPADLEDSLESVDEEKDVVESIVVSETSSLKNRNTLEDLFVFQMGENLNSFEMNSQISDTDFSLTPERCMESMDTINEEIDSEEFPQPKKHEEESVSKKRFMKKLGDMKKESIKKVRQEDAGAKSFQVPKLMDLIENNDKLMDYIITNYESELHDDLSCENTVVIEKSDGERDYPVITFDLSNSQEAASPNSLTHLNAFSSLRTKQKSSLELISSSTPCKKSKEADSEGTNEGNNLNYSLETWDNFLGNAIDTQTIRNINDQTVVFESLNSEPQSLIFIEADGGDSTVTPPNSDMELSLEGGFLEDVYSNQTINIQEECNELNKTFEVEESELNKTYDVSTLEGSFSMEECASDEQDESGTWDSSGGWFLHPQSSGSVSGQITEQRDVRSMDDEILAALRGELLAKLPHAQGSTNDKLKENNDDWDQNDKEEVFLRYNVYNTPLSPIPEESENDEESDYVCTATGSPASGASDDWPEKLLENAAPQENDSQSLKAQGLHHQRTLSQDSYCSNDTLFNLEDMTYVVADQDDDESDKNADQSKKLEEERIRRDAIDYFKMGTAVGMPLASPVTDLESPLETAPDKAFLEDFLVREREHSEMVSVVVTEPLEDDSHSAPRDKTAAPLPSPDDHPWKQLSDSLLRKGLLEADHKVADEEESPDSTTYGNKDHVYVNQEEEEGEETETELYSNVIIEDDLPGYVEEVPDSSMCHNKSTSSDHVYENVDQKEEEKIALYTNVDADCLPSYVNVDKEAVGAAVYENVEGVGDILNEEDYVNITNLENAKISADLGKGGSLEGDENPEYVQLDDDLIIRSGEEDQDDQIFGVLTDIRFSGPGEPHLMSTSFSESNEMQNEQDWESGSDTRSSSSGEFIWREGEHEESLKALQALPQDLLDDIEPDKGSKEETSSESSCSDDEGECPEFIPSAWDKYATPTKSALRSPEKTLEKEEKKKGVWFKKQRYHCVYEYPKEPESPVLQSFDLWNNPPPATSYPEWYFDIDSNTEFNDFTTTTNFSDGDALSTDFTTTTFNNEFFVTGSATPFDMMTGTSSQFFPGGDHWSDTSKLNENTTPDSGVEDVTPGSMDRLDLAGMAPSNVPSLKLLSEAAYARLKLKAKENKTNEILGGLRHTRNKLKLDLPSSPNTFTANKTFNLEPNVEPVVIRERPAFTTFGKSRFLVQHVDTPDKDATGRNVCFEALPYKPIEKKEQETKTKKVKKEEEKGEASLLDSADEDSGIESSTLERKSCDAGKLIVDL; encoded by the exons atggaaaaagtATGGAAGTTCATGTGTTTGTGTTTAGTTGTCTCATTTTTTAAATTATGTAACGGATTGCCAATTCATTTGGAAAGTACCATCCCAG CTGATCCATCGGTGGAATTACTATCTGAGGTCATAGTTATTCTTTTAACAGTGTGCACTGTTTTATTATTGGTGGGCTGTCTCTGCTGTCATCGGCCCAGCGGATTCAAG GAATTCCGAGATAGTCCTGTAGCTGTATCGACTGTGAGCAATGTTGATAACGGCTTAGTCAATCCCTCAGCTGAAGGCGCTTTCACAATATTCGCCCCCCTAGGACAAAACTTTTCATCGTCCAACGATAGG ttaCGTTTAGAAGAAGAATATAGCTATGGTGATATCAACGTCAGCTCCTGGTTTA ATGAAGGAGTGTATGATTTCCCAAGGACCAAGTTGAAGTATATCAAAGAACTTGGAAAAGGCTGGTTTGGAAGT GTCGTCGAGGGTACAGCGCAAGATCCAGAAAACCACACTTGGACCCCTGTCGTCGTTCGCATTCTGGACTCAACCGCTTCCACCAAAGAAAAAGTGTTCTTCCTTCACGAGGCCGAAATATACAAATGCGGAAATCACACGAATCTTCTCAAGCTTCACGGCAGGTGCCTGAATTCTGCACCGTATCTCTTGCTTCAAGAACTCTGTACTCAG GGAGATCTCAAAGGATATCTCTTGTCCAATAGGGGTAACAATAATCTTCTAGTCTCCGAGTATCCGTTAATATGGTGCTGTCAGATAGCCTCGGCGTTGAAGTTTCTGCACGAGAAAGGATTAGCGCATTC GGATCTGGCGTGCAGGAACTGCCAGCTGACCTCCAACCTCACCGTGAAGCTGGGCGATTACGGCCTGTCCTCCTCCAAGTACCCGGAGGACTACTACGAGGGCATACCGACGATATCGGTGCGCTGGTGCGCGCCCGAGTCCATAAAGCACACGAGCACCACCATCCAGCCGGAGCGGATCACGAGAGAGGCGAACGTCTGGTCGCTGGCCGTGTGCTTCTGGGAGATATGCGAGTGCGGCGCGAGGCCCTACGCGGACCTGTCCGACGACGAGGTGGTCACCCAGGTGTTGGGTAAGGCGCACGTGCGTCTGCCGCGGCCTTCGCGGATCGTCCTGTATACCGACTACAT CTATGGTCTAATGCAATCCTGCTGGCTAACGCCAGAATCGAGGCCTACCTCGACCCAGATCTACCTGACCCTCACGGACCTACTCCAGGTGTTCACGGTCTGTAAATCCGAAAGTAAAGATACAACCAGTCTGGAAGGATCGCAAGAATCCTTCGATTTGCGTTGGAATTCCCTGAAACCGAACAACGCGGGTAACTTGGAGTTTTCCAACGATAAAACCGAGGTCAAACCGATGTCTCCCAGCATGAACAACCTCATAG GTTCCTTGGATGACATGAACAGGTCAAGGACTTCGGAAGAAGACAACGCTCACTCAGTCCTCCTGCCTGGTAAAACCGACCAGAAGTTCGAGTTCGAATTGAGCACCCATTCGAAAGAACCTCTCGAAACGGACAGCTTGGACGACAGCATGGTCTACAACATGCGCAGGAGCAGCAGCAGCGAAACGGAAGAGGAAAACTGGAAGAGGAAGATAGAAAGGGGCGCCTACACGGAAAAAGTGCGGCAAAAATCCAGATCCGTGACCGACCTGATGGTACTAACCCACATCGATTGTTCAGAATCGGAGTCCGAGACGCCCCAACCGAGTCTGGATCACAGGGTGAATTACAAAAACGTGCGGTTAGCGCCCAAACATAACCTGGAAAGTGCAAGTTACGTGCACGGTAGTGAGGGAAACTTACTTAGCGTCCAAGACGATTTCCAGGCCGAACTTAGAAAATTACAAGAGGGACATAGGGATAGTCTATTTTTTGTACCTGATAAATATAGTCAAACTTTAAGAAATGAACAAGTAAACAATAATTTAGATGTAGATAGAGATATTCGCCTTGGGGATTCTTCTAACGAGAGATTAGTGAAAGAATTAAGCGGTACCAGTGACATAACACCGGTTAACCAAGTGTACAATGTTTTTAACGTTACCATTGATAACCTGAGTCCGATCCATGTAGTTAAATTGAACGAGATCATCAATTTGGAGGAATCTCTAGAGTTCGGTGAGAATAAGACTTTCATATCTTACGAAGTACCAAAATTGTGTGATATTATACAGAATAATTCCATGGTGGCCACCTATCCGGATAACTTAGATCCATCTTGCTTGAACGGTAACCAAGATGAAAATTCCGAATCATATTTTTATGACGATGATATACGCCCAGAGAATATCGAAGAGTCCAGTGTCGAAGAAACAGACATCGGCCACTCATCCTTACAGTCCAAAGAATTATCTCTTCGAACTGAAGATAAAAATAATGATTCAAAACCTGATAATTCCTTCCCAGATAACTCAGTATCGCCACATTTTTCTGATGTATGTCCACCAAAAATAGAAGAGTCCAGTTTGGAACAAACAGAAATTGGCCAAACATTCTTACTGTCCGAAGAACCATCTCTCCGAAATAGTGACTCGCCAATGGAAAACTCACGTCATGAAATCGGATCTAATTATACTGAAGAAGTTATGGAAACAGAAAAACAAGAAGTACTGGTTGTGGGGCTCTCATCGAAAACGAtagaaaataataatgatttaGGTACCATAGATGAAACTTTTAAGACTGAAGAATCTCATGTTGATGAAAGATATTGTGAAATTAAAATAGATGATAAACATGACATTTTAAGTGTTCctgataatgaaataatttgtgatgaATCAGTATTAAACGATGAAATTGTATTACATTGCCAAGAAGGGGTTTCGATGGAAGAGAATCCGATGAAAAATGAGGAGATTGGAGTGAATCAATCGTTCGTAAGGTGTGAATCTGAAAATCATTCTATGTCTGGATCAATCGAAAGGGAGGAAATAGGTTCTGCTAGAGATGAAAGTGGAAAAAATATAGATAAAGGAATCGAGAATGTCCAACTTGTGTTGAGTCCATCCGAAAATTTCGTAAATATCGAGAAAGTACAGAATTCAGTCGAAAATTATCATGTGCCAGAGAAAGAGGGTCTTGAAACAGAGGAAGGTCCAGTTTTGAAACTCGAAGAAAGAGATAGTATGGACAATAAGCATGTTGGTACAGCAGAATCGTTGGATGTGTCCCCAGCCGATTTAGAGGACAGTTTGGAATCGGTAGACGAGGAAAAGGACGTGGTAGAATCCATCGTGGTATCGGAAACTTCGAGTCTTAAGAATAGGAACACTTTGGAGGATTTGTTCGTTTTCCAAATGggtgaaaatttgaattcgtTCGAAATGAATTCCCAGATCTCGGATACGGACTTTTCTTTAACTCCGGAGAGATGTATGGAGAGTATGGAtacaattaatgaagaaatcGATAGTGAAGAATTCCCACAACCTAAAAAACACGAAGAAGAATCAGTTTCGAAGAAACGTTTCATGAAAAAGTTGGGGGACATGAAGAAAGAATCGATTAAGAAAGTTCGCCAAGAAGACGCTGGAGCCAAATCTTTCCAAGTGCCAAAACTGATGGATCTGATAGAAAATAACGATAAACTGATGGATTACATAATAACCAACTACGAATCTGAGCTGCACGACGATCTCAGCTGCGAAAACACCGTCGTTATCGAAAAATCCGACGGGGAGAGAGATTACCCGGTGATCACTTTCGACCTGAGCAACTCCCAGGAGGCTGCCAGTCCTAACTCGTTAACTCACCTGAACGCCTTCAGCTCGCTCAGGACCAAGCAGAAATCGTCCCTCGAGTTGATATCGTCCTCCACGCCCTGCAAGAAGTCCAAGGAGGCCGATTCGGAGGGTACCAACGAAGGGAACAACCTCAACTACTCCCTGGAGACTTGGGACAATTTTCTAGGTAACGCCATCGATACTCAGACCATCAGGAACATCAACGATCAGACCGTCGTCTTCGAGAGCCTCAATTCGGAGCCTCAGAGCTTGATCTTCATCGAGGCGGACGGGGGCGACTCGACGGTTACGCCTCCCAACAGCGATATGGAGCTCAGTTTGGAAGGGGGCTTTCTGGAGGACGTCTACAGCAACCAGACCATCAACATACAGGAGGAATGTAACGAACTCAACAAAACCTTCGAGGTTGAAGAGTCTGAACTGAATAAAACCTACGATGTGTCTACTCTGGAAGGGTCTTTCTCTATGGAGGAGTGTGCTTCCGATGAACAGG ACGAATCTGGCACTTGGGACTCCAGTGGCGGGTGGTTCTTACACCCTCAGTCCAGTGGCAGCGTGTCGGGCCAGATAACCGAGCAGAGGGACGTTAGATCGATGGATGATGAGATACTTGCCGCTCTAAGAGGGGAATTATTGGCGAAGTTGCCACATGCACAG GGATCAACTAATGACAAGCTTAAGGAGAACAATGATGATTGGGATCAGAATGACAAAGAGGAAGTGTTTTTGAGGTACAATGTATATAATACACCTCTGTCTCCTATACCAGAAGAAAGTGAGAATGACGAAGAATCGGACTACGTTTGTACAGCTACAGGAAG CCCCGCCTCCGGCGCCAGCGACGATTGGCCGGAGAAACTCCTCGAAAACGCGGCTCCCCAGGAGAACGACAGCCAATCCCTCAAGGCCCAGGGCCTCCACCACCAGCGCACCCTCAGCCAGGACTCGTACTGCTCCAACGACACCCTCTTCAACCTGGAGGACATGACGTACGTCGTGGCCGACCAGGACGACGACGAGTCCGACAAGAACGCGGACCAGTCCAAGAAGCTCGAAGAGGAGCGTATAAGACGGGACGCGATCGACTACTTCAAGATGGGCACGGCTGTCGGGATGCCCCTCGCCAGTCCGGTCACGGACCTGGAGAGCCCGCTGGAGACGGCGCCCGACAAGGCCTTCCTCGAGGATTTTCTGGTTAGGGAGAGGGAGCACAGCGAGATGGTGTCGGTGGTGGTCACCGAGCCGCTCGAAGACGATTCGCATTCGGCGCCAAGGGATAAGACGGCCGCGCCGCTGCCCTCTCCGGACGATCACCCTTGGAAGCAGCTGTCCGACTCGCTGTTGCGGAAGGGGCTGCTGGAGGCCGACCACAAGGTCGCGGACGAGGAGGAGAGCCCGGACTCCACCACCTACGGAAACAAGGATCACGTCTACGTTAACCAGGAGGAGGAAGAAGGGGAAGAAACGGAAACGGAGCTTTACTCCAACGTGATAATCGAAGATGATCTACCTGGCTACGTCGAGGAGGTCCCGGACTCTTCGATGTGCCACAACAAGAGCACGTCGTCGGATCACGTCTACGAGAACGTGGACCAAAAAGAAGAGGAGAAAATCGCCCTGTATACGAACGTGGATGCGGACTGTCTTCCAAGCTACGTCAACGTGGACAAGGAGGCGGTGGGTGCGGCAGTGTACGAGAACGTGGAGGGCGTGGGGGACATCCTGAACGAGGAGGATTACGTCAATATCACCAATCTGGAGAACGCGAAGATCAGCGCTGATTTGGGGAAAGGAGGTAGTCTTGAAG GAGATGAAAATCCCGAATATGTCCAACTGGACGACGATCTGATCATAAGAAGCGGAGAGGAAGATCAGGACGATCAGATCTTTGGAGTTTTGACCGATATCAGATTCAGCGGACCGGGAGAACCTCACCTTATGTCGACGTCCTTCAGCGAGAGCAACGAAATGCAGAACGAGCAAGACTGGGAAAGTGGCTCGGACACCAGGTCTAGTTCTAGCGGAGAATTCATATGGAGG GAGGGCGAGCATGAAGAGTCCCTCAAAGCTCTACAAGCCCTCCCTCAAGACCTG TTGGACGACATTGAACCGGACAAAGGATCCAAAGAGGAAACATCAAGCGAAAGCAGCTGTAGCGACGATGAGGGGGAATGTCCGGAGTTTATCCCCAGCGCTTGGGATAAGTATGCAACACCCACAAAATCAGCCCTTAGGTCTCCCGAGAAAACTTTGGAAAAAGAGGAAAAG aAAAAAGGCGTTTGGTTCAAAAAACAAAGATATCATTGCGTCTACGAGTACCCCAAAGAACCCGAAAGTCCAGTTCTTCAGAGTTTCGATTTGTGGAACAATCCCCCACCCGCCACATCATACCCAG AATGGTATTTCGACATCGATTCCAATACCGAATTCAACGACTTCACCACCACCACCAACTTTTCCGACGGTGACGCCTTATCCACAGATTTCACCACCACAA CTTTCAACAACGAGTTCTTCGTCACCGGTTCCGCCACCCCGTTCGATATGATGACCGGCACCAGTTCCCAGTTCTTCCCCGGGGGCGATCACTGGTCCGACACGTCGAAACTGAACGAGAACACCACGCCCGACAGTGGCGTAGAAGACGTGACCCCGGGTAGCATGGACAGGCTCGATTTGGCGGGCATGGCTCCCTCCAACGTTCCCAGCCTCAAGCTCCTCTCCGAAGCCGCCTACGCCAGGTTGAAACTGAAGGCGAAGGAGAACAAGACCAACGAGATCCTCGGGGGTTTGAGGCACACGAGGAACAAACTGAAACTGGACCTACCGTCCAGCCCCAACACGTTCACCGCCAACAAGACCTTCAATCTGGAACCGAACGTCGAACCTGTGGTTATAAGGGAGAGACCGGCGTTCACGACCTTCGGAAAGAGCAGGTTTCTTGTGCAACATGTTGATACTCCGGACAAGGATGCGACCGGGAGGAACGTTTGTTTCGAGGCGTTGCCCTACAAGCCGATCGAGAAGAAGGAACAGGAAACGAAGACGAAAAAGGTGAAAAAGGAGGAGGAGAAGGGAGAAGCGAGTCTGTTGGATAGCGCAGACGAGGATAGCGGGATAGAGTCTAGCACCTTAGAGAGGAAGTCGTGTGATGCAGGTAAACTCATTGTGGATTTGTAA